The following proteins are encoded in a genomic region of Paenibacillus sp. FSL H3-0469:
- a CDS encoding DUF2441 domain-containing protein — protein MQASERYVYHIVTRKKMALNQIINFDNQQKNTLYRFFFEQEQLNSKGEDVIQILHGNYTEDGLKLDKEDAAKSYEDALMWKSIFDSYHRKVLQIVKLKVAGAIFEGDGSLLPMEDAAPFSRKIEQAREYWKGNINNALPELLINGRIEVADIITEYPCS, from the coding sequence ATGCAAGCAAGCGAAAGGTACGTTTACCACATTGTAACCCGGAAGAAGATGGCCCTGAATCAAATCATTAATTTTGACAACCAGCAGAAAAACACCTTATATCGTTTCTTTTTCGAGCAAGAACAGTTGAACTCCAAAGGGGAAGACGTTATCCAGATCCTGCACGGCAATTATACGGAGGACGGTTTAAAACTGGATAAAGAAGATGCAGCAAAGAGCTATGAAGATGCCCTGATGTGGAAAAGCATATTCGATTCGTATCACCGGAAAGTGTTACAGATCGTGAAACTTAAGGTCGCTGGAGCTATTTTTGAAGGTGACGGCAGTCTGTTGCCCATGGAAGACGCGGCTCCATTCTCCCGTAAAATCGAACAAGCCAGAGAATACTGGAAAGGTAATATCAATAATGCGCTTCCAGAGCTGTTGATTAACGGAAGAATCGAAGTTGCCGACATCATCACAGAGTACCCCTGCTCCTAA